One part of the Mytilus trossulus isolate FHL-02 chromosome 11, PNRI_Mtr1.1.1.hap1, whole genome shotgun sequence genome encodes these proteins:
- the LOC134691521 gene encoding uncharacterized protein LOC134691521 → MLGIFKNRDLDIQEQRSVHNTELPITSGEDTHVGDIQEQRSEHNTELPITVGEDTHVRDIQEQRSVHNTELPITSGEDTHVRDIQEQRSVHNTELPITSGEDTHVRDIQEQRSVHNTELPITVGEDTHVRDIQEQRSVHNTELPIASGEDTHVRDIQEQRSVHNTELPITVGEDTHVRDIQEQRSVHNTELPITSGEDTHVRDIQEQRSVHNTELPITVGEDTHVRDIQEQRSVHNTELPIASGEDTHVRDIQEQRSVHNTELPITVGEDTHVRDIQEQRSVHNTELPITSGEDTHVRDIQEQRSVHNTELPITVGEDTHVRDIQEQRSVHNTELPITVGEDTHVRDIQEQRSVHNTELPITSGEDTHVRDIQEHRSVHNTELPITSGEDTHVRDIQEQRSVHNTELPITSGEDTHVRDIQEQRSVHNTELPITSGEDTHVRDIQEQRSVHNTELPITSGEDTHVRDIQEQRSVHNTELPITSGEDTHVRDIQEQRSVHNTELPITSGEDTHVRDIQEQRSVHNTELPITVGEDTHVRDIQEQRSVHNTELPITSGEDTHVRDIQEQRSVHNTELPIASGEDTHVRDIQEQRSVHNTELPITVGEDTHVGDIQEQRSVHNTELPIASGEDTHVRDIQEQRSVHNTELPITVGEDTHVRDIQEQRSVHNTELPITVGEDTHVRDIQEQRSEHNTELPKGGNVYTFSLGEMQNLAQQWTKQTEDEESDTPSSTVVFIEEQEHGIFKFTEIKQISMFKGETKGPTDDNHEVVYEAEAVIETETFADDTLIFPKDEIQEIIGHDVMDVEDGKKCKKRRWKRIRYTDSDMEVDPPAEGTCSIKRTKVSNETCELVYDIDNNSDNNSDNNSETSEQYPVLPKLQCSVGKIELSSEDSEDIDDFIDEDIIIRDVKHKELYITGVKKNEFTKTGKMKKTERVYNSHHPCPFCGIMQTNFSHHILSTKHMEEQEVKEIMKLDLSNSSSEEKKKIMKDRKRMIDLLRLKGCHQHNMKVNQSKTGEIILARRILTSGSFDIEKYGACPSCLGWFLMSNFQRHQSNCPGNYSRTKQSKASLITQSQIISRRISDEASPALVREVFSIMTIDEVSKVAKNDKLIISLGNQWMLSNMGNRIMRKYYTSSVMRLAAKLLTSLRSITGLKEHSMEQFIEAKYYEYFAKAALICSKQVVNDEEDLNSPSNAIKLGYDIKRMASAKLGEALVEGDDLKKSQAENFLTLVNMSWSLKVTKLARMVLAERNFNIIKQLPLPEDIQKMVSFMVEELNKLDLQDVAYKIFRKAAVLALARITLYNRRRCHEVQALNLSDYRRRKSTPDEVALQMSHELTEFEKELLNTQEVVMIRGKGGKAVPVIIPKDAVNVLEYLSNDSIRLKVGIPPSKYLFANSNAGVFRGYDAIGAVKKEAGLKLPNLVKTSNMRKYMATMMQSLDITENQRQWILDHLGHTMDVHRVHYRQTSDLIERVHVSKLLLIQDFGMVKDFVGKKLEDIQLEDIVPQKKDISAVSEDDADIDTPNTGIDNIAEDFIPELHDDEVDADFSIPIQEHRPDKKKSRKDKVQRQKWSEDDVQELEDLFSVNLKKLKCPKQAEIEKKISISKKNGGLIHKRKRDNIKKKVSNMIQKLKTIDNG, encoded by the exons ATGTTAGGGATATTCAAGAACAGAGATCT GGATATTCAAGAACAGAGATCTGTACACAACACTGAGCTTCCTATAACAAGTGGAGAAGATACACATGTTGGGGATATTCAAGAACAGAGATCTGAACACAACACTGAGCTTCCTATAACAGTTGGAGAAGATACACATGTTAGGGATATTCAAGAACAGAGATCTGTACACAACACTGAGCTTCCTATAACAAGTGGAGAAGATACACATGTTAGGGATATTCAAGAACAGAGATCTGTACACAACACTGAGCTTCCTATAACAAGTGGAGAAGATACACATGTTAGGGATATTCAAGAACAGAGATCTGTACACAACACTGAGCTTCCTATAACAGTTGGAGAAGATACACATGTTAGGGATATTCAAGAACAGAGATCTGTACACAACACTGAACTTCCTATAGCAAGTGGAGAAGATACACATGTTAGGGATATTCAAGAACAGAGATCTGTACACAACACTGAGCTTCCTATAACAGTTGGAGAAGATACACATGTTAGGGATATTCAAGAACAGAGATCTGTACACAACACTGAGCTTCCTATAACAAGTGGAGAAGATACACATGTTAGGGATATTCAAGAACAGAGATCTGTACACAACACTGAGCTTCCTATAACAGTTGGAGAAGATACACATGTTAGGGATATTCAAGAACAGAGATCTGTACACAACACTGAACTTCCTATAGCAAGTGGAGAAGATACACATGTTAGGGATATTCAAGAACAGAGATCTGTACACAACACTGAGCTTCCTATAACAGTTGGAGAAGATACACATGTTAGGGATATTCAAGAACAGAGATCTGTACACAACACTGAGCTTCCTATAACAAGTGGAGAAGATACACATGTTAGGGATATTCAAGAACAGAGATCTGTACACAACACTGAGCTTCCTATAACAGTTGGAGAAGATACACATGTTAGGGATATTCAAGAACAGAGATCTGTACACAACACTGAGCTTCCTATAACAGTTGGAGAAGATACACATGTTAGGGATATTCAAGAACAGAGATCTGTACACAACACTGAGCTTCCTATAACAAGTGGAGAAGATACACATGTTAGGGATATTCAAGAACATAGATCTGTACACAACACTGAGCTTCCTATAACAAGTGGAGAAGATACACATGTTAGGGATATTCAAGAACAGAGATCTGTACACAACACTGAGCTTCCTATAACAAGTGGAGAAGATACACATGTTAGGGATATTCAAGAACAGAGATCTGTACACAACACTGAGCTTCCTATAACAAGTGGAGAAGATACACATGTTAGGGATATTCAAGAACAGAGATCTGTACACAACACTGAGCTTCCTATAACAAGTGGAGAAGATACACATGTTAGGGATATTCAAGAACAGAGATCTGTACACAACACTGAGCTTCCTATAACAAGTGGAGAAGATACACATGTTAGGGATATTCAAGAACAGAGATCTGTACACAACACTGAGCTTCCTATAACAAGTGGAGAAGATACACATGTTAGGGATATTCAAGAACAGAGATCTGTACACAACACTGAGCTTCCTATAACAGTTGGAGAAGATACACATGTTAGGGATATTCAAGAACAGAGATCTGTACACAACACTGAGCTTCCTATAACAAGTGGAGAAGATACACATGTTAGGGATATTCAAGAACAGAGATCTGTACACAACACTGAACTTCCTATAGCAAGTGGAGAAGATACACATGTTAGGGATATTCAAGAACAGAGATCTGTACACAACACTGAGCTTCCTATAACAGTTGGAGAAGATACACATGTTGGGGATATTCAAGAACAGAGATCTGTACACAACACTGAACTTCCTATAGCAAGTGGAGAAGATACACATGTTAGGGATATTCAAGAACAGAGATCTGTACACAACACTGAGCTTCCTATAACAGTTGGAGAAGATACACATGTTAGGGATATTCAAGAACAGAGATCTGTACACAACACTGAGCTTCCTATAACAGTTGGAGAAGATACACATGTTAGGGATATTCAAGAACAGAGATCTGAACACAACACTGAGCTTCCTAAAGGGGGAAATGTATATACCTTTTCTCTTGGAGAAATGCAAAATTTAGCCCAGCAGTGGACAAAGCAGACAGAAGATGAAGAATCTGATACTCCTTcttctactgttgtttttattgAGGAACAAGAACATGGTATTTTTAAGTttacagaaatcaaacaaatatcaatgtTTAAAGGTGAAACCAAAGGACCAACAGATGATAATCATGAAGTGGTTTATGAGGCAGAAGCTGTGATAGAAACAGAAACTTTTGCAGATGATACTTTGATTTTTCCAAAGGATGAGATACAG GAAATCATTGGACATGATGTCATGGATGTAGAAGAtgggaaaaaatgtaaaaagagaAGATGGAAGAGAATTAG GTACACAGATTCTGATATGGAAGTTGATCCTCCAGCTGAAGGTACATGTAGTATCAAAAGAACGAAAGTCAGTAATGAGACATGTGAGTTGGTTTATGATATTGATAACAACAGTGATAACAACAGTGATAACAACAGTGAGACAAGTGAACAATATCCTGTACTCCCAAAGCTGCAGTGCTCAGTTGGCAAAATTGAGTTGAGTTCTGAGGATTCTGAAGATATTGACGACTTTATAGATGAAGATATCATTATAAGAGATGTTAAACACAAGGAACTATACATTACGggtgtgaaaaaaaatgaatttactaAAACgggtaaaatgaagaaaacagagAGGGTATATAATTCCCACCACCCCTGTCCATTTTGTGGCATAATGCAGACTAATTTTTCCCACCATATATTGTCTACTAAACATATGGAAGAACAAGAAGTTAAAGAAATTATGAAACTAGATCTTTCAAACAGTAGTTCtgaggaaaaaaagaaaattatgaaaGATAGAAAAAGAATGATTGATCTGTTAAGATTAAAAGGATGTCATCAACATAACATGAAAGTCAATCAAAGTAAAACCGGAGAAATCATATTGGCCCGTAGAATTTTAACGTCCGGATCTTTTGACATTGAAAAGTATGGAGCGTGTCCATCATGTCTTGGGTggtttttaatgtcaaattttcAAAGGCATCAATCAAATTGTCCTGGTAATTATAGTAGAACGAAACAAAGTAAGGCTAGTTTGATAACCCAGTCTCAGATAATATCTAGAAGAATTTCAGATGAGGCTAGTCCTGCTTTAGTCAGAGAGGTTTTTAGTATAATGACCATAGATGAAGTCTCAAAGGTTGCAAAAAATGACAAACTAATTATATCATTAGGAAATCAATGGATGCTGTCTAACATGGGCAATCGTATAATGAGGAAATACTATACATCTTCTGTGATGAGATTGGCAGCCAAGCTTCTGACTTCTTTAAGAAGCATCACAGGTTTGAAGGAACATTCAATGGAGCAGTTCATAGAAGcaaaatattatgaatattttgcCAAAGCTGCATTGATTTGTAGTAAACAAGTTGTAAATGATGAAGAAGATTTGAATAGCCCAAGCAATGCAATAAAACTTGGATATGACATAAAACGTATGGCTTCTGCAAAACTTGGTGAAGCTTTAGTGGAAGGTGATGATCTAAAGAAATCCCAAGCAGAAAACTTTTTAACACTAGTGAATATGAGTTGGAGCTTGAAAGTGACAAAACTAGCAAGAATGGTTCTAGCagaaagaaattttaatattattaagcAACTTCCTCTACCTGAAGACATTCAAAAAATGGTTTCTTTTATGGTGGAAGAGCTTAATAAATTGGACTTGCAGGATGTTGCATACAAGATATTTAGAAAGGCTGCTGTTCTTGCTTTAGCTAGGATTACATTGTATAATAGAAGAAGATGTCATGAAGTTCAAGCTTTAAA TTTATCGGATTACAGGAGGAGAAAAAGTACCCCAGATGAAGTGGCTTTGCAAATGAGCCATGAGCTCACAGAGTTTGAAAAGGAGCTTCTTAACACGCAGGAGGTGGTAATGATTCGAGGGAAG GGTGGCAAGGCGGTTCCGGTTATTATCCCAAAGGATGCTGTAAATGTGTTGGAATACCTGTCAAATGACTCTATTAGACTCAAAGTTGGAATACCTCCTTCGAAATATTTGTTTGCTAATTCCA ATGCAGGTGTTTTTAGGGGCTATGATGCCATTGGTGCTGTAAAAAAGGAAGCAGGATTAAAGTTGCCAAACCTTGTTAAAACGTCTAACATGAGGAAGTATATGGCAACAATGATGCAG TCATTGGACATAACAGAAAACCAACGTCAATGGATCCTAGATCACCTAGGACATACTATGGATGTCCATAGGGTCCATTATAGGCAAACAAGTGATTTAATAGAAAGGGTTCATGTATCAAAACTTTTGTTAATCCAAGACTTTGGTATGGTGAAAGATTTTGTTGGCAAAAAATTGGAGGATATTCAACTAGAAG